In Crassostrea angulata isolate pt1a10 chromosome 6, ASM2561291v2, whole genome shotgun sequence, a genomic segment contains:
- the LOC128187429 gene encoding uncharacterized protein LOC128187429 yields the protein MAAAARFGEASEEEIRSILESRDSKNTKNVVKTAENILNDYLSTLDLSLHLLKDKSCEEIVEVLRKFYCAARKKDGSMYAKKSMISIRYGLQKSFEKSHEVDIINDARFKPANDVFFAAMVQIKKEGVGEVQHKEVISEQDLEILYKNGVFSCDSPKSLQQKVFFEIMLYFCNRGRENLRGMKKSDYVIRKDHDSRRYVACTTAKLTKNHRGLNCNDDDQDGGRMYEQPGNSNCPVMSFEKYIAKLNADCDSLWQRPKTSIDDHSPVWYDNMVVGKNVLGSMMQRISKDAGLTCVYTNHCIRATCITMLDECGYESRHIIGISKHKSESSLKHYSSKLSNSQKRNMSDALTTKLSVCKSAPIQHTPLQ from the exons ATGGCTGCCGCTGCTCGGTTTGGCGAAGCTTCAGAAGAGGAAATAAGATCAATTTTGGAAAGTAGAGACAGTAAGAATACCAAAAATGTTGTAAAAACTGCAGAAAATATACTGAATGATTATCTATCAACGCTAGACCTGTCCCTAcatcttttaaaagataaatcatGTGAAGAAATCGTGGAAGTTCTCAGGAAGTTTTATTGCGCTGCGAGAAAGAAAGACGGCTCCATGTATGCAAAAAAGTCGATGATTTCCATAAGGTATGGATTACAGAAATCGTTCGAAAAATCGCACGAAGTTGACATCATTAACGACGCTAGATTTAAACCAGCAAACGACGTTTTCTTCGCCGCCATGGTCCAAATAAAGAAAGAGGGTGTTGGAGAGGTGCAGCATAAGGAAGTAATAAGCGAACAAGACCTggaaattttgtacaaaaacgGTGTGTTTAGTTGTGACAGTCCTAAGTCCCTTCAACAGaaagttttctttgaaataatgttGTACTTTTGCAACCGAGGAAGAGAAAATCTTCGTGGAATGAAAAAGAGTGACTATGTAATCCGGAAGGACCATGACAGCAGGAGGTATGTCGCATGCACCACTGCAAAGCTAACAAAGAATCATAGAGGTCTGAATTGTAATGATGATGACCAGGATGGAGGAAGGATGTATGAGCAACCCG gAAATTCCAATTGTCCAGTTATGAGTTTTGAGAAATATATCGCCAAGCTAAATGCAGACTGCGACTCTCTATGGCAACGTCCAAAGACAAGCATTGATGATCATTCACCTGTTTGGTATGACAATATGGTTGTTGGAAAGAATGTCTTAGGAAGTATGATGCAGAGGATTAGCAAAGATGCAGGACTTACATGTGTGTATACTAATCATTGCATACGAGCCACCTGCATAACCATGCTGGATGAATGTGGCTATGAGTCTCGACACATTATTGGTATTTCTAAACATAAATCAGAAAGCAGCTTAAAACATTATTCCTCCAAATTAAGCAATTCCCAAAAACGCAATATGTCAGATGCCTTAACAACAAAATTATCCGTATGCAAGTCTGCGCCAATTCAACATACACCCCTTCAATAA
- the LOC128188767 gene encoding uncharacterized protein LOC128188767, with translation MERIMFLSVFISGLSLVRLGKAAEHQTQNLTECSVADLQTYQYIHCFDSNYAPIDIVMLDKTLVPEKTKCFVSCNHKRVLSTWLSCENGTWMGSLMNCKELENTKQRHRRVKRWWLGGGGGGDHTPPEITCPSSKTVFANYQGRAYVYYNLPVALDGNKPDGVTMQRTFGISSGSFAGIGSHLICYKAKDKSGNESKQCCFYVYVNQCTSITRCIRVHCSTYTDQTCSLCNSGYHPSGQICAPTCVIPHCQHNRYACVNDTLGNCEKCVDDGIIWKRINNNTSCGAMCSVMNRRACWPGSCHTSGLGRDCTCDAGFVTKTNSDGTVAHCLLAKKPIIDTCRSSLKFEGGEIVQSPTTGSTSCSAQQDVYINKNPKNALFGFEGSFSVNITSPKPDYIKAESWNYGLLSGRFVVVHKQLNGLEVTINSSTFEHLNKTNLKQLHTEEKNLPVSEIRSLSNGDAICLRFIAVATGFFRTVDKRNKNPTISPIIYNGETLSSRDVCFLFDSFPPDHCLNSKTCQIEPIQIQSRITKTNVITISTSGWFDPNTVGKETYNSSGIKIFDISIYKVPHSENMLTPDTSAVLKNESPLPLNFEVQLNETGLYEILLEVVDKAGEGGNVRLARRFILFDNTSKILFNENKPLLVTTAHIQNGKYWQTEKKEICVNWTDRFYNDYHKKNNLLLPIKKSAQFSGVFEQLNGSLSINGTENVNGIVKFEYMYMINNQTVNTERKVSYLNKYVCRNIPIKDGDKVNFTILAVDIMGNNLKDSVIVLIDTSVPDIENVWLRRNKYGEVYVHNSRELSKMKLHFNAYDTESGLKTIHWFLGLQDGGSELGNGTIAVNILTVGTTCDNNSNNCYCPNHGSCESRNYSLDLSKIISEAQHNREYYFTIVATNNAGLRSVQHLDVLVDESPPVNGTVKELEDLSEESESDFTSDGKVKVKWNGFIDHESGISHYEIFLGRNCFRNLSYLLHNESNDLSIIERRTSTEPFEWFSLPDMGHYIFTVISFNNALEPSAASCSDGIVYEKSPDLLANVSSKSFNAEEGIACFDGTSWLITENMKRIKLGSHQNCLNKCSNISFPSFLRHLPEETSAEVNDPEYADGICLRLESFDNRLIYISNEYWEMSWNIKELNKVLEFEIGIGSNPTSLYYPDIKPYTVTFSQTKYKFIKEGLGNQEKHFVFLKTKFKSGEDNILTIGPLIKDSSPPNVHWDIRVLVKGSYLFIGWGNDSIFDGEKQKRFKEIFFRIGTLKDYATPFVQYYETNNLSEGCPFQSVIGCISYPINRIRYNELENNVFVELHVFNHIGLSTKLRSKYFNLPSKISPGNGIIFDVDPENSSNKDIKDVDFQQSSSKLCLIWKGLDQYQNVSVSVGLGLSPNLTDVMPFTKISRHQHCFQNLSLPPFKRYYTVMHASCSGGNSFAWSDGVVPINITDLNANLKLFNGEECLEENVLMPVKFKIHNNESILYYTNLSVLDDYTLFIQKITKRNENILIKRVVGLRITGHARTNIFTILEMKATNSSGSIGFGGISLNSYNISLRKCQFNRQYVLSKNELSFNWRMDWENDITPTHFEISMAKFTKDKLTVIQTTRTEKQTMTFRNITLDTKEKYCGVLKACYANICSKPVVGFPIRFVPLIVKMNITATINSDDAGNQKINVQVEHEDAVINSSLTRWTLSEDAEGKGIICDWNYFENNYDTKVMEATVPLLFTDVPPRYVCVQRAFNSWISPLQCTLINNSFQHRNVEIDVFIVGADNPNLQKMKEVSHSRNLGANILMFEEGRLLYTTSGAKITGIIVGNEGKLFEVYLMKISSVPMNEDECNSNKNCLHFVQVKDGFVSFPSLHLKHNDEIFICIRSTNDTFVNSESKTNLQNEIFERCSKKLKINDMPPSSTKINVRNSKNGFLSVTSFLDANWTVPDLNVPLLEYKYCIGSYPRLDDMLPFLSSYEVNKASVYDVAFKHGSSYFLTVIVVDRSGLESASTSEAFTIDITPPIPGKFFVGYEQINDKTIVGNNIPVIVEGFEDPESGIDMINVRIAGINTDYVSNTIVERGLYKIKLPQDLKDGYEYKAIIQVSNRAGLSTEIESNSFVVDNSPPIHGYVFDGKEIRKDFDYQSYSHSISANWDHFFDPHSDIAFYKVGLGTSQHVANVYEFTNVGLKKDFTWKGEFDVGVKLFVLLEACNGASMCSSAHSDGIIIDKTPPVPGLVTIGRSTHDSFIPDKSSLALQWVGFEDTESDIRYFEWCLGSFRYSCDIHDRENVLLATRIFKSNLELPINAPIYATVFAFNNAGMSSNATSKKSSVDTTPPVIIERPTFLALDALEENVNYQYDNSILKLKWKFEENESSIVDIHIVIKNTRLGEDMSDIIVRDNSDDTIITLSEDTRLGNGDSVVGIVSACNMARLCTTISTQSLIVDSSRPTQGGLSYPITWSLSENSYEILINWYGFSDDESGISYYYLTVGKTYSDSKLSGGAIKIDGNRTNISIPVNATIFNLNEAALITIWAVNRARLTSLPSKVTVIADQYNNSSVSGKFYVQRHSCSIHYCNNDCTCSVVGKKCSPASHELNKCLPKSENISALDEKIIITNLNPNSNILSSISCIGISFENMNLTEFNSVHRFEWSVGIQNELPGIGFYSKDEYPWRDIGLRMSDIECLAPHGHLENSEIYMVYVRIWISTNNYVIRHSKHIKVDANAPYVKMGKFISTYLENMPKKQNVRFINEKNSSICAKWDSVFFDREGNISGYYLMVGSQSKADDVFRKKFIGLQSQFCLRTTNLTVGGNYVFSVTAEDKAGMRKTLESFPFMIDDISPVSGTVYNTKYFRDRLYTSSSSSLSISWTGFQDDGSHLMNYEYRVREGNESGEAIANFHSPGFQNSLVIENITLAHGRSYLIDVRAVDAAGNVGEISTSHPVIVDTTPPIGFYCKETTKEHVNISVQNDVAQFILDLKADVNLILKFTFKEEQSNELLLNIFDKSEFLYFNHLYGEGLQAEYQHISLHSREERVTLRSNGTNFDHLNVSAVYCKMHVGSGSDAIEIKQLQTSVFRVITRSFDPESGIKNVSIDIGTTEFGQQILSDVIINSPDKIISVSIPHNTTIFASAKVVNGAGLKEYFTSKSLVVDNTPPVVEKLKFHLKDSSENGTNARLIGSFKTYDGESGVKRCIFSIGSSPLSEDLQSWTPLEMSTENIQLISKEINIINGMEVLCKIKCTNTIGLSLEVTADPAKVTLLPPNGKRASIAVVPDGCFNKALPIVSDKKSIILHWKGFVDYDPIQKFNFRVTSDQGTVVSWISTQERDYGYVDELNLSDGVTYRAEVEAFNSLSNGSNALQQFTTETRQSDITEKTPTLSRQGDIITIDWSGLFYSHGLNSTFVVNVGSGRHFSDLLHSLKTTKTKVEIEIPGDEKIYSVFLSIRAILCTGQSSLYYNALPLE, from the exons ATGGAAAGAATCATGTTTCTGTCTGTCTTTATTTCAG GTCTTTCTTTAGTCAGACTAGGAAAAGCTGCCGAACACCAG ACCCAGAACCTAACGGAATGCAGTGTAGCAGATCTTCAAACCTATCAAtacattcattgttttgattCGAATTATGCTCCAATTGATATCGTGATGCTTGACAAAACCCTTGTCCCTGAGAAAACCAAGTGTTTTGTGTCTTGCAACCACAAGAGGGTCCTCTCAACATGGTTATCATGCGAAAATGGGACATGGATGGGGTCTCTCATGAATTGCAAAg aattagaaaatacaaaacagcGACATAGAAGGGTAAAGCGATGGTGGCTTGGAG gtggtggtggtggtgacCATACACCTCCAGAAATAACATGCCCGTCATCGAAAACAGTATTTGCAAACTATCAAGGACGAGCTTATGTGTATTACAATCTACCAGTTGCTTTGGATGGAAATAAACCTGACGGTGTGAC AATGCAACGGACCTTTGGGATATCCTCCGGAAGCTTTGCTGGTATAGGCAGTCACCTTATTTGTTATAAAGCAAAGGACAAGTCTGGCAATGAATCAAAACAGTGCTGTTTTTACGTTTATGTTAATC AATGTACATCAATAACTAGATGTATCAGAGTTCATTGTTCCACATATACTGACCAGACATGTTCATTATGCAATTCTGGTTATCATCCATCTGGACAAATTTGTGCAC CGACTTGTGTTATCCCGCACTGCCAACACAATAGGTATGCCTGTGTAAACGATACCCTTGGGAATTGTGAAAAATGTGTGGACGATGGCATCATCTGGAAAAGGATAAACAACAATACATCATGTGGAG CAATGTGCTCCGTGATGAATAGAAGAGCTTGCTGGCCCGGATCCTGTCATACCAGTGGACTTGGACGAGATTGTACATGCGATGCTGGATTTGTTACAAAGACAAATTCAGACGGAACTGTTGCACATTGCCTCT TGGCGAAAAAACCTATCATTGACACATGTAGATCAAGTCTTAAATTCGAGGGAGGAGAAATCGTTCAGTCACCAACAACAGGTTCAACCTCATGTTCAGCTCAGCAGGACgtttatattaacaaaaatcCCAAGAACGCTTTATTTGGTTTTGAAGGATCGTTTTCAGTCAATATTACATCACCAAAACCAGATTATATTAAAGCTGAAAGCTGGAATTATGGATTGTTAAGCGGAAGATTTGTGGTGGTTCACAAACAATTGAATG GACTAGAGGTCACAATAAACAGTTCCACCTTTGAACATTTGAACAAAACGAACTTGAAACAACTGCATACAGAAGAGAAAAATTTACCTGTCAGTGAGATTCGTAGCCTATCAAATGGTGATGC CATATGCCTTCGATTTATAGCGGTGGCAACTGGATTTTTCCGAACAGTTGATAAGCGAAACAAGAATCCAACAATTTCCCCAATAATttataatggagaaacattgagTAGCAGAGATGTGTGCTTTTTATTTGATTCATTTCCTCCGGATCACTGTCTAAACAGCAAGACTTGTCAGATCGAACCAATTCAAATACAAAGCAGAATAACGAAGACCAATGTCATTACCATTTCCACATCTGGATGGTTCGATCCAAACACGGTTGGAAAAGAAACCTATAACTCATCTggaatcaaaatatttgatattagtATATACAAGGTTCCTCATTCAGAAAATATGCTTACGCCAGATACAAGTGCAGTTTTGAAAAATGAGTCCCCTCTACCTTTAAATTTTGAGGTTCAGCTGAATGAAACAGGCCTGTATGAAATACTTCTGGAAGTTGTTGATAAGGCTGGGGAGGGAGGGAACGTAAGGTTAGCAAGGCGATTCATCCTTTTCGATAATACATCAAAGATTCTCTTTAATGAGAATAAGCCGCTCCTTGTTACAACAGCACACATTCAAAATGGAAAATATTGGCAAActgagaaaaaagaaatttgtgTAAACTGGACTGATAGATTTTACAATGACTAtcataagaaaaacaatttaCTACTACCCATTAAAAAGTCAGCCCAGTTTTCTGGGGTTTTTGAACAGTTGAACGGTTCTTTGTCAATCAATGGAACAGAGAATGTGAACGGGATAGTAAAATtcgaatacatgtacatgataaatAATCAAACTGTTAATACTGAAAGAAAGGTTAGTTATCTTAATAAATATGTTTGTAGAAACATCCCAATTAAGGATGGTGACAAAGTAAATTTCACTATCCTTGCTGTTGATATAATGGGTAATAACTTAAAAGATTCTGTTATTGTGTTAATTGACACATCTGTtcctgatattgaaaatgtatgGCTAAGAAGAAATAAGTACGGAGAAGTATACGTGCATAACTCAAGAGAGTTATCGAAAATGAAGTTGCATTTTAACGCTTATGACACTGAAAGTGGTCTGAAAACTATTCATTGGTTCCTGGGATTACAAGATGGTGGTTCTGAACTTGGAAATGGAACAATTGCTGTTAACATACTGACAGTCGGA ACAACCTGTGACAACAATTCAAACAACTGTTATTGCCCAAATCATGGAAGTTGCGAATCTCGCAACTATAGTCTAGATTTATCTAAAATAATATCAGAAGCACAACACAACAGAGAATATTATTTCACCATCGTTGCAACCAACAACGCGGGCCTTCGTTCGGTGCAGCATCTAGATGTATTGGTAGACGAATCACCTCCAGTCAATGGAACCGTTAAGGAGCTTGAAGATCTTTCAGAAGAAAGTGAAAGTGATTTTACTTCCGATGGaaaagtaaaagtaaaatgGAATGGATTTATTGATCATGAGAGTGGAATATCCCATTATGAGATTTTTCTCGGTAGAAATTGTTTTAGAAATCTATCCTATTTATTACACAATGAATCTAATGACTTATCCATAATTGAAAGACGGACGAGCACAGAACCATTTGAATGGTTTAGTCTTCCTGATATGGGACATTATATATTTACCGTCATATCATTTAATAATGCTTTAGAACCATCAGCAGCTAGTTGTTCCGATGGCATTGTCTATGAAAAATCACCAGATTTATTAGCAAATGTTTCGTCAAAAAGCTTTAACGCAGAGGAAGGAATAGCTTGCTTTGATGGAACGTCTTGGTTGATAACCGAAAACATGAAACGCATCAAATTGGGATCTCATCAAAATTGCTTGAACAAATGCAGCAATATATCTTTTCCTTCGTTCCTGCGACATTTGCCAGAAGAAACTTCCGCTGAAGTAAATGACCCGGAATATGCAGACGGAATATGTTTAAGACTGGAGTCATTTGATAATAGGttgatatatatttcaaacGAATATTGGGAAATGTCATGGAATATTAAGGAATTGAATAAAGTACTCGAGTTTGAAATAGGCATTGGTTCCAATCCAACGTCATTGTATTATCCTGATATCAAACCATACACAGTTACTTTTTCGCAGaccaaatataaattcataaaagaaGGATTAGGAAACCAAGAAAAGCACTTTGTGTTCTTGAAAACAAAGTTCAAGTCCGGAGAagataatattttaacaattggACCTTTGATTAAAGATAGTTCTCCACCGAATGTTCATTGGGATATAAGAGTTTTAGTCAAAGGATCATATCTCTTCATAGGATGGGGGAATGATTCAATTTTTGACGGAGAGAAACAAAAGCGATTCAAAGAGATATTTTTTCGCATCG GTACATTGAAAGACTATGCAACACCATTCGTGCAGTACTATGAAACCAACAACCTTTCCGAAGGATGTCCATTTCAAAGCGTCATTGGATGTATAAGCTATCCAATAAACAGAATTCGTTACAACGAGCTAGAAAATAATGTTTTCGTTGAATTACACGTTTTCAACCACATTGGTTTATCTACAAAATTAAGATCGAAATATTTCAACTTGCCATCAAAAATTTCACCCGGAAACGGCATCATTTTTGACGTTGACCCTGAAAACAGCTCCAACAAAGATATCAAAGATGTAGATTTTCAGCAAAGCAGCTCTAAATTGTGTTTAATATGGAAAGGACTCGATCAATATCAAAATGTCTCTGTATCTGTTGGACTAGGCTTATCTCCAAATTTAACTGATGTGATGCCATTCACAAAAATAAGTCGTCACCaacattgttttcaaaatctgtcacttcctcCCTTTAAGAGGTACTATACTGTAATGCACGCAAGTTGTTCTGGAGGAAATTCATTCGCGTGGTCTGATGGCGTCGTCCCAATTAATATAACAGACCTGAATGCAAATCTAAAGCTATTTAATGGGGAAGAATGTTTAGAAGAAAACGTATTGATGCCagttaaatttaaaattcacaacAATGAATCAATTTTATACTACACAAATTTATCTGTTTTAGATGATTATACATTGTTTATTCAAAAGATAACGAAAAGAAacgaaaatattttaattaagagaGTTGTAGGTTTACGAATTACTGGTCATGCTCGCACaaatattttcacaatattAGAAATGAAAGCAACAAATTCAAGTGGAAGCATTGGGTTTGGGGGTATTTCTTTGAACAGTTACAATATTTCTCTTCGAAAATGTCAATTCAATAGACAATATGTTTTAAGTAAAAATGAACTTTCATTTAATTGGAGAATGGATTGGGAAAATGATATTACACCAACCCATTTTGAAATATCGATGGCTAAATTCACAAAAGATAAGTTAACCGTCATTCAGACAACGAGAACTGAGAAACAAACAATGACGTTCAGAAATATTACATTGGATACTAAAGAAAAATACTGTGGCGTTTTGAAAGCATGCTATGCAAACATTTGTTCTAAACCAGTGGTGGGATTTCCGATAAGATTCGTTCCattaattgtgaaaatgaacATCACAGCTACAATAAACTCAGACGACGCTGGaaatcaaaaaattaatgttcaaGTAGAACACGAAGACGCCGTTATTAATTCTAGTTTAACGAGATGGACTTTGTCCGAGGATGCAGAAGGAAAAGGAATCATATGTGATtggaattattttgaaaataattacgATACAAAA GTAATGGAAGCCACGGTACCGTTGTTATTCACGGACGTCCCTCCCAGATACGTTTGTGTCCAAAGAGCATTTAATTCATGGATATCCCCGTTACAATGTACTCTCATCAACAATAGCTTTCAACATCGCAATGTTGAAATAGATGTTTTCATAGTTGGTGCAGACAACCCCAATCtacaaaaaatgaaagaagTATCCCACAGTCGCAACCTTGGTGCCAACATACTTATGTTTGAGGAAGGGCGTCTTCTGTACACAACAAGCGGAGCAAAAATAACAGGAATCATTGTAGGAAAcgaaggaaaattatttgaagtatatttgatgaaaatcagCTCTGTTCCAATGAACGAAGACGAGTGCAATTCGAACAAAAACTGTTTACACTTTGTTCAGGTTAAGGATGGTTTTGTTTCTTTCCCTAGTCTGCATCTCAAGCATAATGacgaaatatttatatgcattCGATCTACTAATGATACATTTGTCAATTCTGAAAGCAaaacaaatttacaaaatgaaatatttgaacgTTGcagcaaaaaattaaaaatcaacgatatgcCCCCATCTAgcacaaaaattaatgtaagaAATTCCAAAAACGGATTCCTCTCTGTTACCTCTTTCTTGGATGCCAATTGGACAGTTCCTGATTTGAATGTGCCGCTACTGGAATATAAATATTGCATTg GTTCGTATCCTAGATTGGATGACATGTTGCCATTTTTATCTTCCTATGAGGTAAACAAGGCCTCTGTCTATGATGTTGCTTTCAAACACGGATCTTCCTACTTTTTGACAGTTATTG TTGTTGATCGCTCGGGTTTGGAGTCTGCGTCGACATCTGAGGCTTTTACTATAGATATAACACCACCGATTCCTGGAAAATTCTTTGTTGGCTACGaacaaataaatgataaaacgaTAGTAGGAAACAATATTCCTGTGATTGTTGAGGGTTTTGAAGATCCAGAAAGTGGAATAGATATGATAAATGTTCGAATAGCTGGAATCAATACGGACTATGTTTCAAACACAATAGTAGAGAGAGGACTGTATAAAATCAAATTGCCCCAAGATTTGAAGGATGGGTATGAATATAAAGCAATAATACAG GTATCAAACAGAGCTGGTTTATCTACAGAAATAGAATCAAACTCCTTTGTGGTTGACAACTCTCCGCCAATTCATGGATATGTATTCGATGGGAAAGAAATA AGAAAGGATTTCGATTATCAATCATACTCACACTCAATATCTGCAAACTGGGACCACTTTTTTGATCCTCATTCTGATATAGCATTCTACAAAGTAGGACTAGGAACATCGCAACATGTAGCCAATGTTTACGAATTTACCAATGTTGGACTTAAAAAAG ATTTCACTTGGAAGGGAGAATTTGATGTCGGGGTGAAACTTTTCGTCCTCCTTGAAGCATGTAATGGAGCTTCTATGTGTTCTTCTGCACATTCGGACGGAATAATTATTGACAAAACTCCGCCTGTTCCAGGCCTAGTTACAATAGGCCGCTCAACGCACGATTCTTTTATACCAGATAA ATCCTCTCTTGCTCTTCAGTGGGTAGGGTTTGAAGACACTGAATCGGATATTAGATATTTTGAATGGTGTCTTGGATCCTTTAGATATTCTTGTGATATTCATGACAGGGAAAATGTTTTGCTTGCTACCcgaatttttaaatcaaatcttGAACTGCCAATCAACGCTCCTATATACGCCACAGTGTTTGCGTTTAATAATGCTGGTATGAGCTCCAACGCAACATCTAAAAAATCATCGGTTGATACGACCCCTCCTGTTATAATTGAGCGTCCTACATTTTTAGCTCTCGACGCTCTTGAGGAGAATGTcaattatcaatatgataattcTATTCTTAAACTAAAATGGAAATTTGAAGAAAACGAGTCATCAATTGTGGATATACATATTGTCATAAAGAATACAAGATTAGGAGAAGATATGTCCGATATCATAGTGAGAGATAATAGTGATGACACAATAATTACCTTATCAGAAGACACGAGACTAGGAAATGGAGACTCTGTGGTTGGTATTGTTTCTGCATGCAATATGGCGAGACTTTGTACAACGATATCAACTCAGTCATTAATAGTAGACTCTTCCAGGCCTACTCAAGGTGGTTTGTCCTATCCGATAACATGGTCACTAAGTGAAAATAGTTACGAAATACTAATTAATTGGTATGGTTTTTCAGATGATGAAAGCGGAATTTCTTATTACTACCTCACTGTTGGTAAGACATATAGTGACTCCAAATTATCCGGTGGAGCAATAAAAATTGACGGAAATAGAACTAATATATCGATTCCAGTGAATGCTACTATCTTTAACTTAAATGAGGCTGCACTTATTACAATATGGGCGGTTAATAGGGCCAGGCTGACAAGTTTGCCTTCTAAAGTTACCGTTATAGCAGATCAATACAACAACTCATCTGTTTCTGGAAAGTTCTACGTTCAACGCCATTCATGTTCTATACATTATTGTAATAACGACTGTACCTGTTCAGTTGttggtaaaaaatgttctcCGGCATCACATGAATTAAACAAGTGTTTACCAAAATCAGAAAATATCAGTGCATtagatgaaaaaattatcattacaaACTTAAATCCGAATTCAAATATCCTTTCATCAATAAGCTGTATTGGTATtagttttgaaaatatgaatttaacgGAATTTAATTCAGTCCATCGATTTGAATGGTCTGTTGGCATACAGAATGAATTGCCAGGCATAGGTTTTTACAGCAAAGATGAATATCCATGGAGGGACATTGGTTTGAGGATGTCTGACATTGAGTGCTTGGCGCCGCACGGACACTTGGAGAATAGTGAAATTTACATGGTTTATGTAAGGATTTGGATTTCTACAAACAACTACGTCATAAGACATTCAAAACATATAAAGGTTGATGCTAATGCACCATATGTAAAAATGGGTAAATTTATTAGCACCTATCTGGAGAATATGCCCAAGAAACAAAATGTCCGCttcatcaatgaaaaaaatagttcTATATGTGCCAAATGGGATTCAGTATTTTTTGATAGAGAAGGAAATATATCAGGTTATTACCTCATGGTTGGGAGCCAATCAAAAG CTGATGATGTCTTTCGTAAAAAGTTTATTGGGCTACAAAGTCAATTTTGCTTGAGAACAACAAATTTGACGGTCGGCGGTAATTACGTTTTCTCAGTAACGGCAGAGGATAAAGCAGGAATGAGAAAAACACTTGAATCATTTCCGTTTATGATTGATGATATTTCGCCCGTTTCTGGGACCGtctataatacaaaatattttagagaTAGACTTTATACTTCTTCCTCGTCTTCTCTTAGTATATCATGGACTGGATTTCAAGATGACGGGTCCCATTTGATGAATTATGAGTACAGAGTTAGAGAAGGAAATGAATCTGGAGAAGCAATTGCCAATTTCCATAGTCCAGGGTTTCAAAATTCGCTGGTCATAGAAAACATAACTCTTGCACACGGGCGATCATATCTAATAGATGTTCGGGCTGTTGACGCAGCCGGAAATGTTGGGGAAATATCTACTAGCCACCCAGTTATAGTTGATACGACACCACCAATAGGGTTCTATTGCAAAGAAACCACCAAGGAACATGTCAATATCAGTGTCCAGAACGACGTAGCACAATTTATTCTTGATCTTAAGGCAGAtgtaaatttgatattaaaatttacctttAAAGAGGAACAGTCAAACGAATTGcttttgaatatatttgataaatcaGAATTTCTATATTTCAATCATCTTTATGGTGAAGGTTTGCAAGCTGAATACCAACACATTTCACTACATTCAAGGGAAGAGAGGGTAACACTCCGGTCAAATGGcacaaattttgatcatttgaaCGTAAGCGCAGTATACTGTAAAATGCATGTTGGAAGTGGATCCGATGCTATTGAAATAAAGCAACTTCAGACTTCCGTGTTTAGGGTTATAACACGTAGTTTTGATCCAGAAAGtggaataaaaaatgtttcaattgaCATAGGAACAACTGAATTCGGGCAGCAAATACTATCTGACGTTATCATTAATTCGCCGGACAAAATAATATCTGTATCAATCCCGCATAACACAACCATATTTGCTTCTGCAAAAGTCGTCAATGGAGCtggtttaaaagaatattttacttCAAAGTCATTAGTCGTTGACAACACACCCCCAGTAGTggaaaagttaaaatttcatttaaaggaCAGTTCCGAAAATGGCACCAATGCACGATTAATTGGATCATTTAAGACATATGATGGAGAAAGTGGTGTCAAAAGGTGTATTTTCTCCATAG GTTCAAGTCCGCTTTCGGAAGACCTTCAGTCCTGGACACCATTAGAGATGTCAACAGAAAACATTCAACTTATTTCAAAggaaattaatataataaatggAATGGAAGTTCtttgcaaaattaaatgtacCAACACCATTGGCTTATCTCTTGAGGTGACAGCAGATCCAGCCAAAGTAACACTACTCCCTCCGAACGGGAAGAGGGCATCCATTGCAGTAGTTCCAGATGGATGCTTCAATAAAGCTCTTCCAATTGTATCAGACAAAAAATCGATAATTCTTCATTGGAAAGGGTTTGTTGATTATGATCCCAtacagaaatttaattttagagTGACATCAGATCAAGGTACTGTCGTGTCTTGGATATCAACGCAAGAACGCGACTACGGCTATGTGGATGAGTTAAATCTAAGTGATGGGGTCACGTACAGGGCTGAGGTCGAAGCTTTTAATTCATTATCGAATGGATCAAACGCACTCCAACAGTTTACGACTGAGACACGACAATCGGATATTACAG